In Roseisolibacter agri, the following proteins share a genomic window:
- a CDS encoding c-type cytochrome encodes MAIPLVTLLGAATRGGGTEGDGQPPAARQAQVLRGRALLINHGCADCHGGGPNPAADGYLAGARSPEMEFPIGPCAVTPGATPCFRTRPRNLTPDNATGIGRFSERQLFNALRYGLRPGETPDVQITGTTPGKGNFPENPKYLAPPMPWPAFRHMSDQELRDIVAYLKYGVQPVSNRVADSEGPPDFWASEYTVAKIGPYPAPPFPTAKERAPSVATKP; translated from the coding sequence ATGGCGATTCCGCTGGTCACGCTGCTGGGCGCGGCGACGCGCGGCGGCGGCACGGAGGGCGACGGACAGCCGCCGGCGGCGCGCCAGGCGCAGGTGCTGCGTGGCCGCGCGCTGCTGATCAACCACGGCTGCGCGGACTGCCACGGCGGCGGCCCGAACCCGGCGGCCGACGGCTACCTCGCCGGCGCGCGCTCGCCCGAGATGGAGTTCCCGATCGGGCCGTGCGCGGTGACGCCCGGCGCGACGCCCTGCTTCCGGACGCGCCCGCGCAACCTGACGCCCGACAACGCGACGGGGATCGGCCGCTTCAGCGAGCGGCAGCTGTTCAACGCGCTGCGCTACGGACTGCGACCGGGCGAGACGCCCGACGTGCAGATCACCGGCACGACGCCGGGCAAGGGCAACTTCCCCGAGAACCCGAAGTACCTCGCGCCGCCGATGCCGTGGCCGGCGTTCCGGCACATGAGCGACCAGGAGCTGCGCGACATCGTCGCGTACCTCAAGTACGGCGTGCAGCCCGTGAGCAACCGCGTCGCCGACAGCGAGGGGCCGCCGGACTTCTGGGCGAGCGAGTACACGGTCGCGAAGATCGGCCCGTACCCGGCGCCACCGTTCCCGACGGCGAAAGAGCGGGCGCCGTCGGTCGCCACGAAACCCTGA
- a CDS encoding multicopper oxidase family protein has product MRPSHASVALALVATLSGGRVPPRAPSATPTVVRRVVELTLTAAPARLELRAGTPSDVFAYNGQVPGPTLELREGDSVVVHFRNQLPEPSTIHWHGLHLPFAHDGSPFHPVPPGGRHDYVFTIKPGAAGTYWYHPHPHHRTGHQVAKGLYGAIVVRAPDDPLPASLRERVLLLSDNRFTADGEIDFPAKGTPAARVDAENGREGDVLFVSGAVLPTFAIRSGEVQRWRVINASAARVYRLELEGHTLLRIGTDGGLFERPVEAREVLLGVGERAELLVRATGEPGTRALLRALPYDRYIPQTRPVDWNVPRTLAALQYGPEPPVTLASSVALPTVLRRVPALDTTRVTARRTMVLTQHLINGRSMDPRRVDVSARRGATEIWEVENLVGMDHPFHLHGFQFQVLSRNGVPEPFPAWKDVVNVPRHESVRFVVRYDDYAGKWMFHCHILDHEDHGMMGVLEVRP; this is encoded by the coding sequence ATGAGGCCGAGCCACGCGTCCGTCGCGCTCGCGCTGGTCGCCACGCTGAGTGGCGGCCGCGTCCCGCCGCGCGCGCCGTCCGCGACGCCGACGGTCGTGCGCCGCGTGGTCGAGCTCACGCTCACCGCCGCGCCCGCGAGGCTGGAGCTGCGCGCCGGGACGCCGAGCGACGTCTTCGCGTACAACGGCCAGGTGCCCGGGCCGACGCTCGAGCTGCGCGAGGGCGACAGCGTCGTCGTGCACTTCCGCAACCAGCTGCCGGAGCCGAGCACGATCCACTGGCACGGGCTGCACCTGCCGTTCGCGCACGACGGCAGCCCGTTCCATCCCGTGCCGCCGGGCGGGCGCCACGACTACGTGTTCACGATCAAGCCGGGGGCGGCGGGCACGTACTGGTACCACCCGCATCCACACCATCGCACCGGCCACCAGGTGGCGAAGGGGCTGTACGGCGCGATCGTGGTGCGCGCGCCGGACGATCCGCTGCCCGCGTCGCTGCGCGAGCGCGTGCTGCTGCTCTCCGACAACCGGTTCACGGCCGACGGCGAGATCGACTTCCCGGCGAAGGGCACGCCGGCCGCGCGCGTGGACGCGGAGAACGGCCGCGAGGGCGACGTGCTGTTCGTGAGCGGCGCGGTCCTGCCGACGTTCGCCATCCGCAGCGGCGAGGTGCAGCGCTGGCGCGTGATCAACGCGTCTGCCGCGCGCGTGTACCGCCTGGAGCTCGAGGGGCACACGCTGCTGCGCATCGGCACCGACGGCGGGCTGTTCGAGCGGCCGGTGGAGGCGCGCGAGGTGCTGCTGGGCGTCGGCGAGCGCGCGGAGCTGCTGGTGCGCGCGACGGGCGAGCCGGGCACGCGCGCGCTGCTGCGCGCCCTGCCGTACGACCGCTACATCCCGCAGACGCGCCCCGTTGACTGGAACGTGCCGCGCACGCTGGCGGCGCTGCAGTACGGGCCCGAGCCGCCGGTGACGCTCGCGTCGTCGGTCGCGCTGCCGACGGTGCTGCGCCGCGTGCCCGCGCTCGACACGACGCGCGTCACCGCGCGCCGCACGATGGTGCTGACGCAGCACCTCATCAACGGGCGGTCGATGGACCCGCGCCGCGTGGACGTGTCGGCGCGGCGCGGCGCGACCGAGATCTGGGAGGTCGAGAACCTCGTCGGGATGGACCACCCGTTCCACCTGCACGGCTTCCAGTTCCAGGTGCTGAGCCGGAACGGCGTGCCGGAGCCGTTCCCGGCGTGGAAGGACGTCGTCAACGTGCCGCGGCACGAGTCGGTGCGCTTCGTGGTGCGCTACGACGACTACGCGGGGAAGTGGATGTTTCACTGCCACATCCTGGATCACGAGGATCACGGGATGATGGGCGTTCTCGAGGTCAGGCCCTGA